The Panthera tigris isolate Pti1 chromosome F3, P.tigris_Pti1_mat1.1, whole genome shotgun sequence genome includes a window with the following:
- the MPC2 gene encoding mitochondrial pyruvate carrier 2, translating into MSAAGVRGLRATYHRVLDKVELMLPEKLRPIYNHPAGPKTVFFWAPIMKWGLVCAGLADMARPAEKLSTAQSAVLMATGFIWSRYSLVIIPKNWSLFAVNFFVGAAGASQLFRIWRYNQELKAKANN; encoded by the exons ATGTCAGCCGCTGGCGTCCGGGGCCTTCGGGCCACCTACCACCGGGTCCTCGATAAAGTGGAGCTCATGCTGCCGGAGAAATTGAGGCCGATTTACAACCACCCAGCAG gtcCCAAAACAGTTTTTTTCTGGGCTCCAATTATGAAATGG GGCCTCGTGTGTGCTGGGCTGGCTGACATGGCCAGACCTGCAGAGAAACTCAGCACAGCTCAGTCTGCTGTTCTCATGGCTACAG GGTTTATTTGGTCAAGATACTCACTTGTAATTATTCCAAAAAACTGGAGTCTGTTTGCTGTTAATTTCTTCGTGGGGGCAGCAGGGGCCTCTCAGCTCTTTCGTATTTGGAG